The DNA window GCATTATATAGATTGTGGAAGGGTATAAGAAGATATGTCGAAGCGCGGTTGCGTCACCTGGGAAGCCGGTAAGCAAAAAGGCTTTACCCTCGTCGAGCTCGTGGCTGTCCTGGCCATTCTCGGGATTCTCGTTGGGCTGGCCCTGCCCCG is part of the bacterium genome and encodes:
- a CDS encoding type II secretion system protein, with the protein product MSKRGCVTWEAGKQKGFTLVELVAVLAILGILVGLALPR